In Zingiber officinale cultivar Zhangliang chromosome 6A, Zo_v1.1, whole genome shotgun sequence, a single genomic region encodes these proteins:
- the LOC121996073 gene encoding pentatricopeptide repeat-containing protein At2g17140-like isoform X2, with the protein MPSKNCLPNEFTFGILVRGYCKLGLCDTALELLDVMERQGCLPNIVIYNTLISSLCKEGLVSKAENLVECMRKHDLLPNVVTFNSRISALCKAGRVLDAYQIFLDMQEDQELGLPLPNQITFNLILDGFCKAGMLEKARSLVDLMKGRGLFKSTVSYNIWLSGLVKCRRPLEAQQLLVYMVEQGVEPNLYTYNIIIDGLCKEGMIIGARSVMSLMRKNGLPPDTVTYTSLLHWYCTKRNVSGAIRILQEMASSGCFPNFFSCNILLKSLWKEGRSSEAEKLLQKMIEKSYNLDIVTCNIIINGLCESGKLDKAVKIVNGMWQHGSAALGELGNAFLGLIDTSRHNKCCPNGITYSILINHLCKDGRLDEAKKLVIEMLGKNVAPNALIYDTFVNAYCKQGKVSSAFKVITDMEKKGCPLSTKTYNLLIWALDRKGKLNEIHVLINEMQQQGIQKDVITYNNMIHALCDSEMVRKAASLLQEMLQNSIVPNVASFSLLIKGFCKISDFNSARDMFNEALIACGETEILYSVMCNEYCLYGKVLEAKEILQIALNKGFPLRYFQYKNLIEGLCKEDKIDDGHNLLNAMIAKGHLLDPAAFMPVIDAMENRGKKHETDKLSEKMMDMAAAHHDGSKVSLTGHMLGESNLIIQKQKKDVSSKNEWHNLLHKDDGSGIALKVLKRVQKGWGQGSITTP; encoded by the exons ATGCCGTCCAAGAATTGCCTCCCGAATGAATTCACCTTCGGGATTCTGGTACGTGGTTACTGTAAACTAGGGCTCTGTGACACGGCACTTGAGCTTCTCGACGTAATGGAGAGGCAGGGATGCTTGCCCAACATAGTGATCTATAATACACTAATATCTAGCCTTTGCAAGGAAGGTTTAGTCAGCAAAGCTGAGAATTTAGTCGAGTGCATGAGGAAACACGATCTTCTTCCTAATGTAGTCACTTTTAATTCTAGGATTTCTGCTCTCTGCAAGGCAGGCAGGGTTTTGGATGCTTACCAGATTTTCCTGGACATGCAGGAGGATCAAGAGTTGGGTTTGCCTTTGCCAAATCAAATTACATTTAATCTAATATTGGATGGGTTTTGTAAGGCAGGCATGTTGGAGAAAGCCAGGTCCTTGGTAGATTTGATGAAAGGTAGGGGATTGTTTAAAAGCACAGTGAGTTACAATATATGGTTGTCAGGGTTGGTGAAGTGCAGAAGGCCTCTAGAGGCTCAACAGCTGTTGGTATATATGGTCGAACAGGGTGTCGAACCTAATTTATACACATATAACATTATCATTGATGGACTTTGTAAAGAAGGGATGATCATTGGTGCTAGATCAGTGATGAGTTTGATGAGAAAGAATGGATTGCCACCAGACACAGTCACTTACACCAGCCTGCTGCACTGGTACTGCACAAAAAGAAATGTATCAGGGGCTATCAGAATTCTTCAGGAAATGGCCAGCAGCGGATGTTTTCCTAACTTTTTTAGTTGTAATATACTGTTGAAAAGTTTGTGGAAAGAGGGCAGAAGTTCAGAGGCAGAGAAATTATTACAAAAAATGATTGAGAAATCTTACAATCTAGATATTGTAACTTGCAATATCATCATTAATGGTTTATGCGAAAGTGGTAAGTTGGATAAAGCAGTTAAGATTGTTAATGGAATGTGGCAGCATGGAAGTGCAGCCTTGGGTGAACTTGGAAATGCTTTCCTTGGTCTGATAGATACTAGTAGACACAATAAATGTTGCCCTAATGGGATCACATATTCAATTTTGATTAATCACTTGTGTAAGGATGGAAGATTGGATGAAGCTAAGAAGTTAGTAATTGAAATGCTTGGGAAGAATGTTGCTCCAAATGCTCTTATCTATGACACTTTTGTAAATGCCTATTGTAAGCAAGGAAAAGTGTCATCGGCTTTTAAGGTTATAACGGACATGGAGAAGAAAGGGTGTCCGCTAAGCACAAAAACTTACAACTTGTTGATTTGGGCTTTGGATAGAAAAGGCAAGCTAAATGAAATACATGTTTTGATAAATGAAATGCAACAACAAGGAATTCAGAAGGATGTTATAACTTATAACAACATGATTCATGCCCTTTGTGATAGTGAAATGGTGCGTAAAGCTGCCTCACTTTTACAGGAGATGCTTCAAAATTCCATTGTTCCTAATGTAGCTTCTTTCAGTCTATTGATTAAGGGCTTTTGCAAGATTTCTGATTTTAATTCAGCACGGGATATGTTTAATGAAGCTTTAATTGCATGTGGAGAAACAGAAATTCTCTATAGCGTAATGTGCAACGAGTACTGCTTATATGGAAAGGTGTTAGAAGCCAAGGAAATACTTCAAATAGCTCTAAACAAGGGGTTTCCTTTGAGGTATTTCCAGTACAAGAATCTTATCGAGGGCCTTTGCAAGGAAGACAAGATAGATGATGGGCACAACTTACTCAATGCTATGATTGCTAAAGGTCATCTATTGGACCCTGCAGCATTTATGCCGGTAATTGATGCAATGGAGAACAGGGGAAAGAAACATGAGACTGATAAGCTTTCCGAGAAGATGATGGACATGGCAGCTGCTCATCATGATGGATCTAAGGTTTCTTTAACCGGTCATATGTTGGGGGAATCAAATTTGATAAtccaaaaacaaaagaaagatgTTTCCTCTAAAAATGAATGGCACAATCTTCTACACAA AGATGATGGAAGTGGAATAGCATTGAAAGTTTTAAAGAGAGTCCAAAAGGGCTGGGGTCAAGGAAGTATCACAACCCCATGA
- the LOC121996075 gene encoding ataxin-3 homolog, whose translation MAGLSNGGLLYHEIQESKLCAVHCVNTVLQGPFFSELDLAALASDLDQRERQMMLEGASLGGASSGDFYSDVSHNVSMGGDFSIQVLQKALEIWDLEVIPLNSPVAEQSQFVPELENAFICHLHDHWFCIRKVNGEWYNFNSLLPAPEHLSQFYLSAYIDSLKDSGWSIFLVKGNFPKECPILPDSSTVFGQWLTPEDAHIIAKTFNQKKISTGGSTSLELGSIADDEEEDLKAAIQASLVDSTGLQTISDTVEDGRTTPQSSSISSKPDAPNLVANLTDVHPRDTETGEPNKDVHNVTKAPETE comes from the exons ATGGCAGGCCTCAGCAATGGCGGGCTTCTCTACCATGAGATCCAGGAGTCGAAGCTTTGCGCCGTCCACTGCGTTAACACCGTTCTCCAAGGGCCCTTCTTCTCAGAGCTCGATCTCGCCGCCCTCGCGTCCGACCTCGACCAAAGGGAGCGCCAGATGATGCTCGAAGGAGCGAGCCTCGGCGGCGCTTCGTCTGGCGATTTCTACTCTGATGTCTCCCACAATGTATCGATGGGTGGGGATTTCAGCATCCAG GTTTTGCAGAAGGCTCTTGAGATTTGGGATCTTGAAGTTATCCCTCTTAACTCCCCTGTAGCAGAGCAATCTCAGTTTGTGCCGGAGCTTGAGAATGCTTTTATATGTCACTTGCATGACCATTGGTTTTGTATTCGAAAAGTCAATGGGGAATGGTACAACTTCAATAGTCTTCTCCCAGCACCTGAGCATCTTTCTCAGTTCTACTTATCAGCTTACATAGATTCCCTGAAGGATTCCGGTTGGAGTATATTTTTGGTTAAGGGTAACTTCCCAAAGGAATGTCCAATCCTACCGGACAGCTCAACTGTCTTTGGCCAATGGCTCACTCCGGAAGATGCACACATTATAGCAAAGACATTcaatcaaaagaaaatttccactGGAGGATCAACATCTCTCGAATTGGGTAGTATAGCTGACGATGAAGAGGAAGATCTCAAAGCTGCGATTCAAGCTAGCCTTGTCGATTCTACTGGTTTGCAAACAATATCAGACACAGTTGAAGATGGCCGTACAACTCCACAATCTTCTAGTATTAGCTCTAAACCTGATGCGCCAAACCTCGTTGCCAATTTGACAGATGTTCACCCGCGAGATACTGAGACTGGTGAACCAAACAAAGATGTTCACAATGTAACTAAAGCTCCAGAAACTGAATGA
- the LOC121996071 gene encoding putative glycerol-3-phosphate transporter 1: MGSAGEESEQRRKMQNQRPAGVRFLERIRGTKFTFTTYQAIVLVLTFLAYASYHAARKTTSIVKSVLDPKTTQLGFSHWPRLYFHGGVQGADHRPGLKNGWAPFDASDGAALLGQIDVAFLASYSAGMYFAGHLGDRFDLRILLTLGMIGTGIFTSLFGAAYWLNIHSFYYFLLVQMFAGLFQSTGWPSVVAVVGNWFGKKKRGLIMGIWNAHTSIGNITGSLIAAAMLKYGWGYSFVVPGTIIAFVGLMVLFFLPVSPDKTGIENDETGLAKSAENICISEPLLEGHSEEKERAVGFLEAWRIPGVAPFALCLFFSKLVAYTFLYWLPFYISHTAINGRYLSDSTAGTLSTLFDVGGVAGGILAGHISDRLDARATTAASFIYCAIPALFFYRIYGSISLWWNITLMFVAGVFVNGPYALITTAVSADLGTHSSLNGNSRALATVTAIIDGTGSVGAAIGPLLTGYISTRSWSAVFTMLMVAALVAGLLLTRLVVAELSAKIESRSQTGGRPSGSSVPETLV, translated from the exons ATGGGATCAGCTGGGGAAGAGAGTGAACAGAGAAGGAAGATGCAAAACCAAAGGCCAGCAGGTGTTCGATTCTTGGAGCGCATTAGGGGCACAAAGTTTACCTTCACAACCTACCAAGCAATTGTGCTGGTCTTGACCTTCTTGGCCTATGCAAGTTACCACGCCGCCAGGAAGACGACAAGCATCGTCAAGAGCGTCCTGGATCCGAAGACAACCCAGTTGGGCTTCTCCCACTGGCCAAGGCTCTACTTCCATGGCGGAGTGCAGGGTGCGGATCACAGGCCAGGGCTCAAGAATGGCTGGGCTCCGTTTGACGCTTCGGACGGCGCTGCCTTGCTTGGCCAAATCGATGTTGCCTTCCTGGCGAGCTATTCGGCCGGAATGTACTTCGCCGGGCATTTAGGCGATCGGTTTGACTTGAGAATCCTTCTTACGCTCGGAATGATAGGGACTGGAATCTTCACGTCGTTGTTTGGTGCTGCTTACTGGCTCAACATACACAGCTTCTATTATTTCCTATTGGTTCAGATGTTCGCCGGCCTGTTCCAGTCCACTGGTTGGCCATCAGTGGTCGCAGTCGTCGGGAATTGgttcgggaagaagaagagagggctaATCATGGGGATTTGGAATGCGCACACCTCAATAGGGAACATAACCGGATCGCTAATTGCTGCTGCCATGCTCAAGTATGGCTGGGGCTACTCCTTCGTCGTTCCTGGAACCATCATCGCCTTTGTTGGGCTGATGGTCTTATTTTTCTTACCTGTTAGTCCCGACAAAACGGGGATAGAGAACGACGAAACCGGGCTTGCAAAATCCGCCGAAAATATTTGCATCAGCGAGCCTCTCTTGGAAGGGCACTCGGAAGAGAAGGAAAGAGCAGTGGGCTTTCTTGAGGCATGGAGGATTCCTGGCGTCGCACCATTTGCTCTTTGCCTATTCTTCTCCAAATTGGTGGCGTACACCTTCCTCTATTGGCTCCCCTTTTACATCAGCCACACAG CTATCAATGGAAGATACTTGTCGGACTCAACGGCTGGGACACTGTCAACGCTGTTTGATGTTGGAGGTGTGGCAGGCGGCATCCTTGCCGGCCACATCTCCGATCGACTCGACGCCCGAGCAACCACCGCAGCTAGTTTCATCTACTGTGCCATCCCTGCTCTCTTCTTCTACCGTATTTACGGGAGCATCTCCCTGTGGTGGAACATCACTCTCATGTTTGTTGCCGGTGTGTTTGTCAACGGGCCCTATGCACTTATAACAACAGCTGTGTCGGCAGATTTGGGCACACATAGCTCCCTAAATGGCAATTCCCGAGCCTTGGCCACCGTGACTGCTATCATCGACGGGACTGGCTCGGTCGGCGCTGCCATTGGCCCTCTGCTAACGGGTTATATATCGACCCGGAGCTGGAGTGCAGTGTTCACTATGTTGATGGTGGCAGCTTTGGTAGCCGGGCTGCTCTTAACCAGACTCGTCGTAGCCGAACTGTCTGCTAAGATTGAGTCGAGATCCCAAACCGGTGGTCGGCCGTCGGGGTCCTCTGTTCCGGAGACACTTGTGTGA
- the LOC121996072 gene encoding uncharacterized protein LOC121996072 isoform X1 encodes MIGMDDGRERGPAADVVATSQGVAVLSRSPNENPGDGNPPAAALADILKALEVVERDSVAITESFTSLFSSLRLVLAEASSTSLENMQCFNDVVGRLQESALDAATKGNHYINSYLRLHEEMRNLETLALQLQVLRKNVDSLDQIYKDELRDPRRLKDKDKVVNCFYIQVI; translated from the exons ATGATCGGCATGGATGATGGCAGAGAAAGAGGACCGGCAGCTGATGTCGTCGCCACGAGCCAAGGGGTGGCAGTTTTGTCGCGATCTCCTAATGAAAACCCTGGAGATGGCAATCCGCCGGCGGCTGCTCTCGCCGACATCCTGAAGGCGCTCGAAGTCGTAGAGAGGGATTCCGTCGCCATTACCGAGAGCTTTACCTCCCTGTTCTCCTCCCTCCGTCTCGTTCTGGCAGAG GCCTCTAGTACCTCACTTGAGAACATGCAGTGCTTTAATGATGTCGTTGGTCGTCTACAAGAATCTG CTCTTGATGCCGCAACGAAGGGCAATCATTACATAAATTCATACCTGAG ATTGCATGAGGAAATGAGGAACTTGGAAACTCTTGCATTGCAGTT ACAAGTATTGAGGAAGAATGTGGACTCACTGGATCAG ATCTACAAGGACGAACTGCGAGATCCTAGAAGGCTCAAAGATAAAGATAAAGTTGTCAACTGTTTTTACATTCAAGTTATTTAA
- the LOC121996073 gene encoding pentatricopeptide repeat-containing protein At2g17140-like isoform X1 — MNDALAAKLLRLNAGRPALVWRLFRQLLSSPASSTPSIPTIASLSRLLAASRMLPELHQLRLLLLPRRPPDAAHAAVSSIVSATAASCLIEEALLHFQSLRSHFPSHSPSLRLYNTLLDCSLHLRRPDLVEVIYRDMLLARVPLDTYTFNILMSSLCDSGHLVEARQLFDKMPSKNCLPNEFTFGILVRGYCKLGLCDTALELLDVMERQGCLPNIVIYNTLISSLCKEGLVSKAENLVECMRKHDLLPNVVTFNSRISALCKAGRVLDAYQIFLDMQEDQELGLPLPNQITFNLILDGFCKAGMLEKARSLVDLMKGRGLFKSTVSYNIWLSGLVKCRRPLEAQQLLVYMVEQGVEPNLYTYNIIIDGLCKEGMIIGARSVMSLMRKNGLPPDTVTYTSLLHWYCTKRNVSGAIRILQEMASSGCFPNFFSCNILLKSLWKEGRSSEAEKLLQKMIEKSYNLDIVTCNIIINGLCESGKLDKAVKIVNGMWQHGSAALGELGNAFLGLIDTSRHNKCCPNGITYSILINHLCKDGRLDEAKKLVIEMLGKNVAPNALIYDTFVNAYCKQGKVSSAFKVITDMEKKGCPLSTKTYNLLIWALDRKGKLNEIHVLINEMQQQGIQKDVITYNNMIHALCDSEMVRKAASLLQEMLQNSIVPNVASFSLLIKGFCKISDFNSARDMFNEALIACGETEILYSVMCNEYCLYGKVLEAKEILQIALNKGFPLRYFQYKNLIEGLCKEDKIDDGHNLLNAMIAKGHLLDPAAFMPVIDAMENRGKKHETDKLSEKMMDMAAAHHDGSKVSLTGHMLGESNLIIQKQKKDVSSKNEWHNLLHKDDGSGIALKVLKRVQKGWGQGSITTP; from the exons ATGAACGACGCGCTTGCGGCCAAACTCCTCCGCCTCAACGCCGGCAGACCGGCCCTCGTATGGCGCCTCTTCCGGCAACTTCTCTCCTCCCCTGCTAGCTCAACCCCTTCCATCCCCACCATTGCCTCCCTCTCCCGCCTCCTTGCTGCCTCCCGCATGCTCCCCGAGCTCCACCAACTCCGTCTCCTTCTCCTCCCGCGCCGCCCTCCCGACGCAGCCCATGCTGCCGTATCCTCCATCGTCTCCGCCACTGCCGCTTCCTGCCTCATCGAGGAAGCCCTCCTTCATTTCCAATCCCTTCGCTCCCACTTCCCCTCTCACTCCCCCTCCCTCCGGCTCTACAATACTCTCCTAGACTGCTCCCTCCACCTCCGCCGTCCTGACCTCGTCGAGGTGATCTACAGGGACATGCTACTTGCCCGCGTCCCCCTCGACACTTACACTTTCAACATCTTGATGTCCTCTTTGTGTGATTCAGGTCACCTTGTGGAAGCTCGCCAGTTGTTCGATAAAATGCCGTCCAAGAATTGCCTCCCGAATGAATTCACCTTCGGGATTCTGGTACGTGGTTACTGTAAACTAGGGCTCTGTGACACGGCACTTGAGCTTCTCGACGTAATGGAGAGGCAGGGATGCTTGCCCAACATAGTGATCTATAATACACTAATATCTAGCCTTTGCAAGGAAGGTTTAGTCAGCAAAGCTGAGAATTTAGTCGAGTGCATGAGGAAACACGATCTTCTTCCTAATGTAGTCACTTTTAATTCTAGGATTTCTGCTCTCTGCAAGGCAGGCAGGGTTTTGGATGCTTACCAGATTTTCCTGGACATGCAGGAGGATCAAGAGTTGGGTTTGCCTTTGCCAAATCAAATTACATTTAATCTAATATTGGATGGGTTTTGTAAGGCAGGCATGTTGGAGAAAGCCAGGTCCTTGGTAGATTTGATGAAAGGTAGGGGATTGTTTAAAAGCACAGTGAGTTACAATATATGGTTGTCAGGGTTGGTGAAGTGCAGAAGGCCTCTAGAGGCTCAACAGCTGTTGGTATATATGGTCGAACAGGGTGTCGAACCTAATTTATACACATATAACATTATCATTGATGGACTTTGTAAAGAAGGGATGATCATTGGTGCTAGATCAGTGATGAGTTTGATGAGAAAGAATGGATTGCCACCAGACACAGTCACTTACACCAGCCTGCTGCACTGGTACTGCACAAAAAGAAATGTATCAGGGGCTATCAGAATTCTTCAGGAAATGGCCAGCAGCGGATGTTTTCCTAACTTTTTTAGTTGTAATATACTGTTGAAAAGTTTGTGGAAAGAGGGCAGAAGTTCAGAGGCAGAGAAATTATTACAAAAAATGATTGAGAAATCTTACAATCTAGATATTGTAACTTGCAATATCATCATTAATGGTTTATGCGAAAGTGGTAAGTTGGATAAAGCAGTTAAGATTGTTAATGGAATGTGGCAGCATGGAAGTGCAGCCTTGGGTGAACTTGGAAATGCTTTCCTTGGTCTGATAGATACTAGTAGACACAATAAATGTTGCCCTAATGGGATCACATATTCAATTTTGATTAATCACTTGTGTAAGGATGGAAGATTGGATGAAGCTAAGAAGTTAGTAATTGAAATGCTTGGGAAGAATGTTGCTCCAAATGCTCTTATCTATGACACTTTTGTAAATGCCTATTGTAAGCAAGGAAAAGTGTCATCGGCTTTTAAGGTTATAACGGACATGGAGAAGAAAGGGTGTCCGCTAAGCACAAAAACTTACAACTTGTTGATTTGGGCTTTGGATAGAAAAGGCAAGCTAAATGAAATACATGTTTTGATAAATGAAATGCAACAACAAGGAATTCAGAAGGATGTTATAACTTATAACAACATGATTCATGCCCTTTGTGATAGTGAAATGGTGCGTAAAGCTGCCTCACTTTTACAGGAGATGCTTCAAAATTCCATTGTTCCTAATGTAGCTTCTTTCAGTCTATTGATTAAGGGCTTTTGCAAGATTTCTGATTTTAATTCAGCACGGGATATGTTTAATGAAGCTTTAATTGCATGTGGAGAAACAGAAATTCTCTATAGCGTAATGTGCAACGAGTACTGCTTATATGGAAAGGTGTTAGAAGCCAAGGAAATACTTCAAATAGCTCTAAACAAGGGGTTTCCTTTGAGGTATTTCCAGTACAAGAATCTTATCGAGGGCCTTTGCAAGGAAGACAAGATAGATGATGGGCACAACTTACTCAATGCTATGATTGCTAAAGGTCATCTATTGGACCCTGCAGCATTTATGCCGGTAATTGATGCAATGGAGAACAGGGGAAAGAAACATGAGACTGATAAGCTTTCCGAGAAGATGATGGACATGGCAGCTGCTCATCATGATGGATCTAAGGTTTCTTTAACCGGTCATATGTTGGGGGAATCAAATTTGATAAtccaaaaacaaaagaaagatgTTTCCTCTAAAAATGAATGGCACAATCTTCTACACAA AGATGATGGAAGTGGAATAGCATTGAAAGTTTTAAAGAGAGTCCAAAAGGGCTGGGGTCAAGGAAGTATCACAACCCCATGA
- the LOC121996077 gene encoding uncharacterized protein LOC121996077 — protein sequence MSTYASSVPSHLGASDPPTLAADDMGEITAVEGEGEVEGEDAEEEECGFCLFMKGGGCKETFVAWEKCVEEAEKLGEDVVGKCSEATALLKKCMEAHAEYYEPILRAEEAMLDAAASDADAAASDHQNTEEHVEGKNS from the coding sequence ATGTCGACCTACGCTTCCTCTGTTCCGAGCCACTTGGGTGCTTCCGATCCGCCGACATTGGCCGCGGACGACATGGGCGAGATCACGGCAGTAGAAGGAGAGGGGGAGGTGGAGGGGGAGGATGCAGAAGAAGAAGAGTGCGGCTTCTGCCTCTTCATGAAAGGCGGCGGCTGCAAAGAAACGTTCGTCGCGTGGGAGAAATGCGTGGAGGAAGCGGAGAAACTCGGGGAGGACGTTGTCGGGAAATGCTCTGAGGCCACCGCTCTTCTGAAGAAGTGCATGGAAGCCCACGCCGAATACTACGAGCCTATCCTCCGAGCTGAGGAGGCTATGCTCGACGCTGCTGCTTCTGATGCTGATGCCGCCGCCTCCGATCATCAGAATACCGAAGAACACGTCGAAGGGAAGAATTCTTGA
- the LOC121996072 gene encoding uncharacterized protein LOC121996072 isoform X2, protein MIGMDDGRERGPAADVVATSQGVAVLSRSPNENPGDGNPPAAALADILKALEVVERDSVAITESFTSLFSSLRLVLAEASSTSLENMQCFNDVVGRLQESALDAATKGNHYINSYLRLHEEMRNLETLALQLQVLRKNVDSLDQVVDRLLLP, encoded by the exons ATGATCGGCATGGATGATGGCAGAGAAAGAGGACCGGCAGCTGATGTCGTCGCCACGAGCCAAGGGGTGGCAGTTTTGTCGCGATCTCCTAATGAAAACCCTGGAGATGGCAATCCGCCGGCGGCTGCTCTCGCCGACATCCTGAAGGCGCTCGAAGTCGTAGAGAGGGATTCCGTCGCCATTACCGAGAGCTTTACCTCCCTGTTCTCCTCCCTCCGTCTCGTTCTGGCAGAG GCCTCTAGTACCTCACTTGAGAACATGCAGTGCTTTAATGATGTCGTTGGTCGTCTACAAGAATCTG CTCTTGATGCCGCAACGAAGGGCAATCATTACATAAATTCATACCTGAG ATTGCATGAGGAAATGAGGAACTTGGAAACTCTTGCATTGCAGTT ACAAGTATTGAGGAAGAATGTGGACTCACTGGATCAGGTtgtcgatcgacttttgcttccgTGA